From a single Trueperaceae bacterium genomic region:
- a CDS encoding NAD(P)/FAD-dependent oxidoreductase gives MPEYDAAIVGSGPNGLAAAITLARDGRSVAVVEGHSIPGGGMRSSELTLPGFVHDECASVVPLAAASPFFATLPLARYGLSFVQPEIPLAHPLGDEEAVVLRRSIAATAAGLAEDGGRWSRLMAPLVEGQEAILGDLLGPLRIPRRPLIAARFGLPALLPATSFARGYFGGRRARALFAGLAAHSMLPLERPGSSAVALVLAMLGHASGWPFVATGASALADALVSCLRSHGGRLETGRWIADLEELPSSRVILLDLTPGPLLRVSGGRFSGPYRKQLGRYRYGPGVCKVDFALQEPIPWLARDCRRAGTVHLGGSAEEIAEAERTVWRGEHPERPFVIVTQPSLFDPSRAPPGRHAAWAYCHVPHGSGRDVSGIIERQIERFAPGFRESILARSVRTAAELERYDPNYVGGDINGGVQDLGQMFTRPTLSLTPYATSDPRIFICSSATPPGGGVHGLCGSRAARFALAALARA, from the coding sequence GTGCCTGAATACGACGCCGCGATAGTGGGCTCGGGCCCGAACGGCCTGGCCGCCGCCATCACACTGGCCAGGGACGGGCGAAGTGTCGCGGTGGTCGAGGGGCACTCTATCCCTGGTGGAGGGATGCGCTCGAGCGAACTCACCCTGCCAGGTTTCGTTCATGACGAGTGTGCTTCGGTCGTGCCGCTCGCCGCCGCGTCCCCCTTCTTCGCCACGCTGCCCCTGGCTCGCTACGGCCTGAGCTTCGTGCAGCCCGAGATACCGCTCGCCCATCCTCTGGGAGATGAGGAGGCGGTCGTACTTCGCCGTTCGATCGCCGCGACGGCCGCCGGCCTGGCCGAGGACGGCGGACGTTGGTCGCGCCTGATGGCTCCACTGGTGGAGGGTCAGGAAGCGATCCTCGGGGATCTGCTGGGTCCTCTTCGGATCCCCCGGCGACCCCTCATCGCAGCGCGTTTCGGCCTGCCCGCCCTGCTGCCGGCCACCTCGTTCGCCCGCGGCTACTTCGGGGGCCGGAGGGCCAGGGCGCTCTTCGCGGGCCTCGCCGCCCACTCGATGCTGCCGCTGGAGCGTCCCGGCAGCTCGGCCGTCGCCCTGGTACTGGCGATGCTGGGCCACGCTTCCGGCTGGCCCTTCGTGGCAACCGGCGCCTCAGCTCTCGCCGACGCCCTGGTCTCGTGCCTCCGCTCTCACGGCGGCCGGTTGGAAACCGGCAGATGGATCGCGGACCTCGAAGAGTTGCCCTCCAGCCGAGTCATCCTCCTCGACCTGACTCCTGGGCCGCTCCTGCGCGTATCCGGCGGCAGGTTCTCTGGCCCCTACCGGAAGCAGCTTGGGCGGTACCGCTACGGGCCCGGGGTCTGCAAGGTCGACTTCGCCTTGCAGGAACCGATACCTTGGCTCGCCCGCGACTGCCGCCGAGCCGGTACCGTTCACCTCGGCGGATCGGCAGAGGAGATCGCCGAGGCCGAGAGGACCGTCTGGCGGGGCGAGCACCCGGAGCGCCCCTTCGTGATCGTGACGCAGCCGTCCCTCTTCGACCCGTCCCGAGCGCCTCCGGGCCGTCACGCCGCCTGGGCCTACTGCCACGTTCCCCACGGATCGGGCCGCGACGTCTCCGGCATCATCGAGCGACAGATCGAACGGTTCGCGCCAGGTTTCAGGGAGTCGATCCTCGCCCGCTCGGTCAGGACCGCTGCCGAACTCGAGAGGTACGACCCGAACTACGTGGGCGGGGACATCAACGGCGGGGTGCAGGACCTCGGGCAGATGTTCACGCGGCCGACGCTCAGCCTTACTCCCTACGCCACCAGCGATCCGCGCATCTTCATCTGCTCCTCCGCGACCCCGCCAGGCGGGGGAGTCCACGGCCTCTGCGGCAGCAGGGCGGCGCGCTTCGCACTGGCGGCCCTCGCCCGAGCATGA